Proteins encoded within one genomic window of bacterium:
- a CDS encoding lipopolysaccharide biosynthesis protein encodes MLLRALPVDEYGSYGVAWAFLNVAAMCTRGLWALTLVQRWASGSGDRVLGAIVGLSLGTTLIGIALGAAVMPALGLSTVETGLTCFALLILVPRDLAIALGQAESRLRRVFVIEACYFFGSLAGFIVFAKFGWLVDAETALAVNTGAIVLSSLAGVIRYPIVLRPTFTMSDYREATHFGKWTGMLAIGDIYFQQGDLLVLSTIQNPAQLAPYIAAKTFLRLFALASQAMNFLLYPMAARLAAEGDLPKLASKLKFALAGVWAVGIPSAIVLWFYADPVIPWMLGQKYKDAIPFVIALLPAALLEPLFSTGANILVGLGRPRFAIPWIAVVICLNAAANLWLVSRLSLEAAPWILTASYAVLGIVLQMRLSKALRGKK; translated from the coding sequence GTGCTGCTGCGCGCCCTACCTGTCGACGAATATGGTTCGTATGGAGTGGCGTGGGCATTCCTTAATGTCGCGGCAATGTGTACACGCGGGTTGTGGGCCCTGACTCTTGTTCAACGATGGGCATCCGGCTCCGGTGACCGAGTCCTGGGGGCAATTGTCGGACTATCGCTGGGTACAACTCTAATTGGAATCGCATTGGGCGCAGCAGTCATGCCGGCATTGGGGCTATCCACTGTGGAAACCGGCTTAACCTGCTTTGCGCTTTTGATATTGGTTCCGCGCGATCTGGCCATTGCTTTAGGTCAAGCCGAAAGCCGGCTCAGACGAGTCTTCGTGATCGAAGCCTGCTATTTTTTTGGCAGCCTTGCCGGTTTTATCGTCTTTGCAAAGTTCGGGTGGCTGGTGGACGCTGAAACGGCATTGGCAGTGAATACCGGTGCCATCGTCCTCTCGTCCTTAGCGGGGGTTATCCGTTACCCGATCGTGCTCAGGCCGACTTTTACCATGTCTGATTACCGCGAGGCCACTCACTTCGGAAAGTGGACCGGGATGCTCGCCATTGGTGACATCTATTTCCAGCAAGGCGACCTCCTCGTTTTGAGTACAATTCAGAATCCGGCACAGCTTGCACCTTATATTGCCGCGAAGACATTCTTACGCTTGTTTGCCTTAGCTTCGCAGGCAATGAACTTCTTGTTATACCCAATGGCTGCACGATTGGCTGCAGAGGGTGACCTCCCCAAGCTCGCAAGCAAGCTGAAGTTTGCCCTCGCCGGGGTCTGGGCAGTGGGCATACCTTCGGCAATTGTCCTGTGGTTTTACGCTGACCCGGTTATTCCATGGATGCTTGGGCAAAAATATAAGGATGCAATCCCATTCGTCATCGCGCTCCTCCCCGCCGCACTGCTTGAGCCCCTGTTCAGCACCGGAGCAAACATACTGGTTGGGTTGGGTCGTCCACGTTTTGCAATTCCATGGATTGCTGTGGTCATTTGTCTGAATGCCGCTGCAAATCTGTGGCTCGTGTCAAGGTTATCCCTTGAAGCGGCTCCCTGGATACTAACCGCAAGTTACGCGGTTCTTGGTATTGTCCTGCAAATGCGGCTCTCAAAAGCACTTAGGGGAAAGAAATAG
- a CDS encoding T9SS type A sorting domain-containing protein, giving the protein MRHIVWGLLSLMLICSGVSGQTWEWRTPRPTGMQIWGISAVTADTLWMGDQAGIVHRSYNGGRNWERLFAPVRVPRPLIFFVDSEYGWVVGGVANAGQMGLILHTENGGTTWVQQAANVSHFINDVDFIDRNYGWVLARARANGPDMILGTVDGGDTWDTLSVFTGAWISGIDFVSPDLGWALAHGSIGDTCQVLVTFNGGISWYNQYFFRDTYFSDVCFLDEDNGWAVSSSGTLHQTTDGGHNWTTQRPDTTAFGYAKLTFADARHGWIAFGGNHRKILSTDDGGESWSTYQANSGIGLNMMDSGDSSHVWVGGSYGHILHSENSGGNWENLSQRLDLGGIVDGVFVDSLRGWLFGSRTVDGVQRDVIWRTSDGTQTWDDLSRGTNDRYNLGDFVSRDTGWLLANTGTLLRTYNGGENWEATNGLAGWNVSALDFWDSSHGVAVAGQTILTTTDGGNTWSDFSLLDSVGFSDIDFADADNIWAVGFRHISDWPEPENYLNVRAHSSDGGQNWDIEVFEDATLAFTEVEFASQQLGFIVNAVNNSVLRTEDEGDNWEVVAVPVSNEVKKLIATSVDNIWAVWNFNEIIQSRDGGDTWQRHPVINTDWIRTMMATDSSHCWAVTIYNSLFRYGSSVLGVDDKLTPVSPNDFNFSVWPNPFNPTTNVAFDIRESGRGTIRVYDVTGRLVEVLADDYFLAGRHSLLFNAQRLASGSYFLGLSMPSGHSVTRVVLVR; this is encoded by the coding sequence ATGCGTCACATCGTCTGGGGATTGCTTTCTTTGATGCTCATTTGCTCCGGGGTTAGCGGGCAAACATGGGAATGGCGGACACCGCGACCAACGGGCATGCAGATTTGGGGAATTTCAGCGGTAACCGCGGATACGCTTTGGATGGGTGACCAAGCGGGAATAGTCCACCGGAGCTATAATGGCGGGCGTAATTGGGAGCGGTTGTTTGCACCTGTCCGGGTGCCACGGCCGCTTATTTTTTTTGTGGACAGTGAATACGGCTGGGTTGTTGGAGGTGTCGCCAATGCGGGTCAAATGGGGCTGATCTTGCACACCGAGAACGGGGGCACTACGTGGGTGCAGCAGGCGGCAAACGTATCACATTTTATCAACGACGTCGATTTCATTGACAGGAATTACGGCTGGGTGCTGGCTCGCGCAAGGGCTAACGGTCCAGACATGATTTTGGGAACTGTGGACGGCGGTGACACTTGGGATACGCTATCCGTGTTCACGGGTGCGTGGATTTCGGGCATTGATTTTGTCTCCCCGGATTTAGGGTGGGCTCTTGCCCATGGATCGATTGGAGATACTTGTCAAGTCCTCGTCACATTTAATGGTGGCATAAGCTGGTACAATCAGTACTTTTTCCGCGACACCTACTTTAGCGATGTATGTTTCCTTGACGAGGACAACGGCTGGGCAGTTTCATCAAGCGGAACTCTTCACCAGACAACCGATGGAGGACATAACTGGACCACTCAAAGGCCAGACACGACCGCGTTCGGCTATGCGAAACTCACCTTTGCGGACGCGCGGCACGGCTGGATTGCGTTTGGAGGCAATCACCGTAAAATTCTCTCGACGGATGACGGCGGTGAAAGCTGGTCAACCTATCAAGCAAACTCGGGTATCGGATTAAATATGATGGACTCAGGCGATTCAAGTCACGTATGGGTTGGCGGCAGTTACGGACACATACTGCACTCCGAGAATAGCGGGGGAAACTGGGAGAATCTGAGCCAGAGACTTGATTTAGGGGGTATCGTGGACGGAGTCTTCGTAGATTCCTTACGAGGCTGGCTGTTCGGTTCGCGGACAGTTGATGGAGTTCAGCGTGACGTAATATGGCGGACAAGTGACGGTACGCAGACTTGGGACGATTTGTCGCGCGGGACGAACGACCGCTATAACCTTGGAGACTTTGTGAGCCGTGACACTGGCTGGCTATTGGCGAATACCGGCACGCTTCTTCGCACATACAATGGCGGTGAAAATTGGGAGGCGACGAATGGTCTTGCAGGCTGGAACGTGAGCGCGCTGGACTTTTGGGACAGTTCACATGGAGTCGCAGTCGCAGGACAGACAATCTTAACAACCACCGACGGCGGCAACACGTGGAGCGATTTCTCACTCCTTGACTCTGTCGGATTCAGTGATATTGATTTTGCCGACGCAGATAATATCTGGGCCGTGGGATTCAGGCATATCAGCGATTGGCCGGAACCTGAGAATTACTTGAACGTTCGAGCACACAGCTCCGATGGCGGACAGAACTGGGACATTGAGGTGTTTGAAGATGCGACGCTTGCTTTCACCGAAGTGGAGTTTGCGTCCCAACAATTAGGGTTCATTGTCAATGCCGTGAACAATTCTGTTCTTCGAACAGAGGACGAAGGGGACAACTGGGAAGTTGTTGCGGTCCCGGTCAGCAATGAAGTTAAGAAGCTCATCGCGACGAGCGTGGATAACATCTGGGCTGTCTGGAACTTCAATGAAATCATACAAAGCCGTGACGGTGGTGACACGTGGCAACGTCATCCGGTTATTAACACGGATTGGATTCGCACAATGATGGCAACTGATTCAAGCCATTGCTGGGCAGTTACCATTTACAACTCACTATTCCGTTACGGTTCAAGTGTCTTGGGGGTAGACGATAAGTTAACACCGGTTTCCCCGAATGACTTCAACTTCTCTGTCTGGCCGAATCCGTTTAACCCGACGACGAATGTAGCTTTTGACATACGAGAAAGTGGCCGGGGAACGATTCGGGTCTATGATGTCACAGGAAGGCTTGTCGAAGTACTTGCGGATGACTATTTCCTGGCAGGCCGGCATAGCTTGCTATTCAATGCGCAGAGACTGGCCAGCGGAAGTTACTTTTTAGGATTGTCGATGCCGTCAGGACATAGTGTTACAAGAGTTGTGCTGGTTCGCTAG
- a CDS encoding TonB-dependent receptor — protein MPNFSITGIVADSLTGEPLEYATFILHREQDSTQVTGIASKENGHFRLDSLRPGRYFARVSFLGYDLKTLADLKLNREKPRLDLGRILLAPSGLTADEVVVEGERLSVEYHVEKKVINVAKQNIAPTGSAADILAQAPSVTVDIEGNVKLRGSSNFTVMIDGRPSVLDANDALQQIPSGTIDRIEIITNPSSRYSAEGTTGIINVIPLKRGANGVSGQINARSSIDERRGADFTLSQPVGKSALTIGGNVGIGRDPGESESLTRTTFEDVTTTVTSNGSSVGVRDNYSLRAELDVPVNDRNSFVFGGRFGEHAFGRVSNQLTTESVNGSADVLRSISRNNTERAFQHMHGFANWKHRFDDKDHELTLDLSFGGRDGDEEVLTEQIAESGSMMSGILSREDGPGRRLEFKTDYVRPLGGKRKFEAGLSSQFNRFNSDNSNSELDTTSGSYVEQTQFSNGTKFRRFMPAGYSMISGDLKWFEYQLGLRGEYLDRTVEETQTTQAISLSRFDLYPSVHTATHLGGTKELSLSYTRRVEHSRPWFLEPFITWENRFNVRQGNPGILPEFIDSYELGYQTNIFKQFASVEGFYRVKHNNVEMLRSVYSENVTLTRPENVGRQFSLGTELRSDIIVRKGWSIGLSGNLYDMRVNGETDGRSFDEHTFTYDGKLNSITALSKNTRLQVDANYNGPSVTSQGETEPFFSANLAVRQDFMKKALSVSLQARDIFATAKRESTIDTPLLYSYDYSKNDSPIVTLSLSYTFNNFKKKQDSRSDGNGDDF, from the coding sequence ATGCCCAATTTCTCTATCACAGGCATCGTTGCAGATTCACTGACCGGCGAACCCCTCGAATACGCGACGTTCATCTTGCATCGTGAACAGGACAGTACTCAAGTAACCGGCATTGCATCAAAAGAGAACGGTCACTTTCGACTGGACAGCCTTCGCCCGGGACGCTACTTCGCCAGAGTGAGCTTTCTCGGATACGACCTGAAGACGCTTGCGGACCTGAAGCTTAACCGGGAGAAGCCTCGACTCGACCTGGGACGGATTCTGCTTGCACCCTCAGGGTTAACGGCAGACGAAGTCGTGGTGGAAGGAGAACGGCTTTCTGTTGAATATCACGTCGAAAAGAAGGTCATCAATGTCGCCAAACAGAACATAGCTCCGACGGGCAGTGCCGCAGATATTCTTGCACAAGCACCATCAGTCACTGTTGACATCGAAGGCAATGTCAAACTGCGAGGCAGCTCGAATTTCACGGTGATGATTGACGGCCGACCGTCCGTGTTGGATGCAAACGACGCGCTGCAGCAGATTCCGTCCGGAACTATTGACAGAATTGAAATAATCACCAATCCCTCCTCACGATACAGCGCCGAAGGAACAACCGGTATAATCAATGTCATTCCACTGAAGCGCGGAGCAAACGGTGTTTCCGGTCAAATTAATGCACGGTCGAGCATTGATGAAAGGCGTGGTGCTGATTTCACGCTCTCGCAGCCGGTAGGCAAGTCTGCATTGACGATCGGAGGGAATGTGGGCATTGGACGGGATCCCGGCGAATCCGAAAGTCTGACGCGAACAACGTTTGAAGACGTTACCACCACCGTAACGAGCAACGGCAGTTCAGTAGGTGTACGTGACAACTACAGCCTCCGCGCCGAACTCGATGTGCCTGTTAATGACCGCAACAGCTTTGTGTTCGGGGGTCGTTTTGGAGAGCATGCATTTGGCCGCGTTTCAAATCAGCTGACAACTGAATCGGTCAATGGCTCCGCGGACGTGCTTCGTTCGATTTCGCGAAACAATACGGAACGAGCGTTCCAGCACATGCACGGATTCGCCAATTGGAAGCATCGGTTTGATGATAAGGATCACGAGTTGACCCTTGACTTGAGTTTCGGCGGCCGAGACGGGGATGAAGAGGTGCTCACCGAACAGATTGCAGAATCGGGGTCCATGATGTCCGGGATCCTCTCTCGCGAAGACGGACCGGGACGAAGGCTTGAATTCAAAACCGACTATGTGCGGCCATTGGGAGGAAAGAGAAAATTTGAAGCTGGATTGTCATCGCAGTTCAATCGCTTCAACAGCGACAACAGCAACAGCGAGCTTGACACGACCAGCGGCAGTTACGTAGAGCAAACTCAGTTCAGCAATGGCACGAAATTCAGACGTTTCATGCCTGCCGGATACAGCATGATTTCCGGTGACTTGAAGTGGTTTGAGTATCAACTCGGACTTCGAGGCGAGTATCTGGACAGGACCGTAGAAGAAACTCAAACGACACAGGCAATCTCTCTGTCTCGATTCGATCTATATCCGAGCGTGCACACTGCAACACACCTCGGCGGAACGAAGGAACTCTCTCTGAGCTACACACGGAGGGTGGAGCATTCACGCCCCTGGTTCCTTGAACCGTTTATCACTTGGGAAAACAGATTCAATGTGCGGCAGGGAAATCCCGGAATTCTGCCCGAATTTATCGACTCCTATGAACTGGGATATCAGACGAACATCTTCAAACAATTCGCTTCTGTCGAAGGCTTCTATCGGGTCAAGCACAACAATGTCGAAATGCTGCGCAGTGTCTACTCGGAAAATGTAACCCTGACACGACCCGAAAACGTCGGCCGTCAATTTTCGCTGGGAACGGAGTTGCGTTCAGATATAATCGTCCGCAAAGGCTGGTCGATTGGGCTATCAGGCAATCTCTATGACATGCGGGTCAATGGCGAGACCGACGGGCGCTCGTTTGACGAGCATACGTTTACCTATGACGGGAAACTCAACAGCATCACTGCGCTCTCAAAGAACACCAGGCTGCAAGTTGACGCCAATTATAACGGTCCATCGGTCACTTCGCAAGGCGAAACCGAACCGTTCTTTTCCGCCAATCTCGCCGTCAGGCAGGACTTCATGAAGAAGGCCCTCAGTGTCTCGCTTCAAGCGCGCGATATCTTCGCGACTGCCAAACGGGAATCTACGATTGACACGCCTTTATTGTACAGCTATGACTATTCCAAAAACGATTCGCCAATCGTAACATTGAGTCTGAGCTATACATTTAACAATTTCAAGAAGAAGCAGGACTCCCGCAGCGACGGTAACGGCGATGATTTCTAA
- a CDS encoding fused MFS/spermidine synthase, whose protein sequence is MTEYRNYKLLVYSLFLLSGVSGLIYQIVWTRMLVLVFGNTMLATATVLSAFMGGLAAGSYILGRYIDRKPRSLLQVYAVLEAGIGIFALLFPFVIDAAMPLYTYLFRAVEGSIVSLNLIRFFVCFLIIGVPTFMMGGTLPVLIKRFTRSEDTIGSETGFLYGLNTVGAVLGTFSCGYFLLRFLGMQHTTWIAVAINLGVAGAAWLLAKSANEKSLVSAAESASAHEPGTQSPYSPFVIKMVLVGIAISGFCGLAYEVFWTRMLNMFLHNNIYSFTAILGTFLIGIAVGSLFYARVLARSKHQIPVFVILQLGIGIISFATPFIFRLFHSTIFNRFDETLTLVKTALVMLPPTIMMGIAVPLAIQICRKGVNKEGTSVGTVYAVNTIGAILGAFLAGFVLLPLTGLHKGVLIVASLNLIAAVLPLIAVSRSTLRPVWAAGAVGIIALLFITAPQHLFKSLFQAAHPYADIVYYQEGRIANVVVYDFKNLGYKDFHLNAVNEASSRLWHVQLFKLLGLLPTVLHEEPDDALMIAFGAGMSAGATASNIKSLDCVDLNPDIKGIAEAYTRENLDVYNQPNFHQVVNDGRNALLLSDREYSMIISDATNPKMFDSWTLYSQEFYELVKSRLKPGGIFCQWALIPLPADAIKTIFNTFRSAFPHMSVWVIHGSSQILMLGTPERLNIDYAELSERLEPLYEKSGLAEFGIDSPEKFLSFFALGEDGVARMLDGFEKVSTDNLPYAQFIVSQDSRGIDNCLDIVRYQESIRNYIDPGSGVPGDFPAKMSVYEDLARRLNTGFLTGDQSKFSEAVYVAQQSALYDANVEHHINACPEKIRHFELYLGRNPDDLTVRNSLGVFYLNSNRPQDAEAEFGRALQLSPDHTVARLNLARAQARLGKFDDAVENLLQAKYLKPTKSIYDAIPVQMNRVRAMRKSAAFPDSVNLLVGLASAEYADGDIVAAVNTLRRAISMDSANAILLNNFAMLCERHEFVADAAWAYSRLLQITSRDLTVESKYRQFSKLALDSSALRTWESSRLVIPVMDHPAKSDDTHPHTCDEALAIWNDADPSGAVEEARLRRAAELYVQSTEINPDDVHAYIDAAAIYELLGDIDRAAGLWTVASRKRPDLPYLSQRANILRATSLLAKSNFSGCERAEQLSQLALNYRQLNEPEQAVVYLREATKLCPGSEKYANELSTARMESGIFHEKPVASGTVATE, encoded by the coding sequence ATGACTGAATATAGAAACTACAAACTACTGGTTTACTCGCTCTTCCTGTTGTCGGGTGTATCCGGCCTTATCTACCAAATCGTCTGGACTCGAATGCTCGTTCTGGTGTTCGGAAACACGATGCTTGCCACCGCAACAGTGTTGTCCGCATTCATGGGGGGACTGGCGGCCGGAAGCTACATACTTGGCAGATATATTGACCGCAAGCCACGATCACTGCTGCAGGTCTATGCGGTTCTCGAAGCAGGAATCGGCATCTTCGCATTGCTCTTTCCGTTCGTGATTGATGCGGCTATGCCGTTGTACACGTATCTATTTCGTGCCGTCGAAGGCAGCATCGTCAGTCTCAATCTAATCCGCTTTTTTGTTTGCTTCCTCATCATAGGAGTACCGACGTTTATGATGGGCGGTACACTGCCCGTGCTTATCAAGCGCTTCACGAGATCCGAGGACACAATTGGCAGTGAAACCGGATTCCTGTATGGTCTGAATACTGTTGGCGCCGTGCTGGGGACATTTTCTTGTGGCTATTTCCTGCTTCGGTTTCTGGGAATGCAGCACACGACGTGGATTGCGGTGGCTATCAATCTGGGAGTCGCGGGTGCCGCATGGCTGCTCGCTAAAAGTGCCAATGAGAAGTCACTGGTATCTGCAGCGGAATCTGCATCTGCGCACGAACCGGGCACGCAATCGCCCTACAGCCCATTTGTTATTAAAATGGTGCTCGTGGGAATTGCCATTTCCGGTTTCTGCGGACTCGCCTATGAAGTCTTCTGGACCCGGATGCTGAACATGTTCCTGCACAATAACATTTACTCATTTACAGCAATCCTCGGGACTTTTCTGATTGGCATTGCTGTCGGGAGCTTGTTTTACGCACGTGTTCTCGCACGCTCAAAGCACCAAATCCCGGTTTTCGTCATATTGCAGCTCGGCATAGGAATCATCTCCTTTGCCACACCGTTTATCTTCCGCCTGTTCCACTCAACGATTTTCAACCGATTTGACGAGACACTCACACTTGTCAAGACCGCACTGGTCATGCTCCCACCGACGATTATGATGGGCATTGCTGTGCCGCTCGCAATTCAGATTTGCCGAAAAGGAGTAAACAAGGAGGGTACAAGTGTTGGAACGGTATACGCAGTCAATACCATCGGTGCGATCCTGGGCGCGTTTCTCGCCGGGTTTGTGCTTCTTCCGCTGACAGGCCTTCATAAAGGTGTGTTGATCGTTGCATCCTTAAATCTGATTGCAGCAGTCCTGCCGCTTATCGCCGTATCACGAAGCACGCTGAGGCCAGTTTGGGCTGCGGGCGCCGTTGGCATTATCGCCCTTCTCTTTATTACCGCACCGCAACATTTATTCAAGAGTCTGTTCCAGGCGGCGCATCCCTATGCCGATATTGTCTATTATCAGGAAGGGAGGATTGCCAATGTCGTTGTGTATGACTTTAAGAACCTCGGATACAAGGACTTTCACCTCAACGCAGTAAACGAAGCGTCTTCGCGACTCTGGCACGTTCAACTGTTCAAACTGCTTGGATTACTTCCCACGGTATTGCACGAGGAGCCCGATGACGCTCTCATGATTGCATTCGGAGCCGGAATGTCCGCCGGAGCAACCGCGTCCAACATAAAGTCGCTGGATTGCGTCGATCTAAATCCGGACATCAAAGGCATTGCCGAAGCCTACACGAGAGAGAATCTTGACGTTTACAATCAGCCGAATTTTCATCAAGTTGTAAATGACGGTCGAAACGCCTTACTTTTGTCTGATCGGGAATACTCAATGATCATTTCCGATGCGACGAATCCCAAAATGTTTGATTCGTGGACGCTTTATTCTCAGGAATTTTATGAATTGGTGAAGTCCCGGCTGAAGCCCGGCGGAATCTTCTGTCAATGGGCATTGATTCCGCTGCCTGCCGACGCTATTAAGACAATCTTTAACACTTTTCGCTCGGCTTTCCCGCACATGAGTGTATGGGTGATTCACGGCTCTTCGCAGATCCTCATGCTTGGAACTCCTGAGAGATTGAACATAGATTATGCCGAACTCAGCGAAAGGCTTGAACCTCTTTACGAGAAATCGGGCCTCGCCGAGTTCGGGATTGACAGTCCCGAGAAGTTTCTCAGCTTCTTTGCATTGGGTGAAGACGGTGTTGCGCGAATGCTCGATGGATTCGAAAAAGTAAGTACTGATAATTTGCCGTATGCTCAATTCATCGTTTCACAGGATAGTCGGGGAATCGACAATTGCTTGGATATTGTCCGCTATCAGGAGTCCATTCGCAATTACATCGATCCCGGTTCGGGAGTGCCCGGGGATTTCCCGGCCAAAATGTCGGTCTATGAAGACCTCGCACGCAGATTAAACACTGGTTTCTTGACCGGAGATCAGTCTAAGTTCAGCGAAGCAGTCTACGTTGCCCAGCAATCTGCGCTGTACGACGCGAATGTTGAACATCACATAAACGCCTGTCCCGAGAAAATCAGACACTTCGAGTTGTATCTTGGAAGAAATCCTGATGACTTGACTGTAAGGAATTCACTCGGAGTTTTCTACCTGAACTCTAATCGGCCGCAAGATGCTGAAGCGGAGTTCGGCCGCGCGTTACAGTTGTCCCCGGATCACACTGTGGCGCGACTGAATCTCGCCCGTGCCCAGGCCAGGCTGGGTAAGTTCGATGATGCGGTTGAGAATCTGCTGCAAGCCAAATACCTGAAACCGACCAAGAGTATCTACGACGCAATTCCCGTTCAAATGAATCGCGTTCGAGCTATGCGGAAATCCGCGGCTTTCCCGGATTCCGTCAACCTGCTTGTTGGTCTCGCTTCCGCAGAATATGCGGACGGAGACATAGTCGCCGCCGTGAATACGCTGCGGCGGGCAATCAGCATGGATTCTGCAAACGCAATACTTCTGAACAACTTCGCCATGCTCTGCGAGCGGCACGAATTTGTCGCGGATGCCGCATGGGCCTACTCGCGGCTTCTTCAAATTACGTCGCGAGACCTGACTGTCGAGAGTAAATATCGGCAGTTCAGCAAGCTTGCTCTCGATTCAAGTGCGTTACGCACTTGGGAGAGCAGCCGGCTGGTCATTCCTGTAATGGATCATCCTGCAAAGTCAGATGACACACATCCGCACACTTGCGATGAGGCATTGGCAATTTGGAACGACGCCGATCCGTCCGGAGCGGTTGAGGAGGCTAGGCTGCGACGTGCAGCGGAACTTTATGTACAATCGACGGAAATTAATCCGGACGATGTTCATGCCTATATCGATGCAGCCGCAATCTATGAATTACTTGGCGACATTGATCGCGCCGCCGGCCTATGGACAGTGGCTTCTCGCAAACGTCCCGACTTGCCTTATCTTTCGCAAAGAGCAAACATTCTCCGCGCAACATCCTTGCTGGCAAAAAGCAATTTCAGTGGATGTGAAAGGGCGGAGCAGCTAAGTCAGCTTGCCTTGAACTATAGGCAGCTTAATGAACCGGAACAGGCGGTTGTGTATCTGCGCGAAGCAACAAAACTGTGTCCCGGGAGCGAAAAGTACGCAAATGAACTAAGTACTGCGCGTATGGAATCAGGTATCTTCCATGAAAAACCGGTCGCTTCAGGTACCGTAGCAACTGAATGA